The following DNA comes from Hordeum vulgare subsp. vulgare chromosome 3H, MorexV3_pseudomolecules_assembly, whole genome shotgun sequence.
GTTTGACGCATAAGTGTACTTCTCATGTTGGTGAGTCCTCTTTTTGCATTAGTATAGATTTCATGTTTATCGTGTGTGTGCTTCCGTGTTAGTGTACACTTTTTGCACTAGTGTGCGCTCCGGTGTTAGTATGTGATTTTCTCATGTTAGTGCATGTGTATTTCGCATACTACCATGTGTGTACTTATCATATATAGTTGTGTGTACCTTTTGCATTTATTCTTTTGTGCTTGTTTGTAATTTCTATGTTATTGTGTGCATCGTTCATGGTACCACATATACATGCACATTTTACTATCcatatattttaaaatgtagtAAATTAAAAAATTAAAAGATCTAAATAGTAGGAAAAAAACGAAAGGAGAAAATAtaaaaattctaaaaccctaaaAATATGGGAAATGAAGAGCAAATATTTCTAAACAAAGCCTTGCACACACCTTTGCTCGCTACATGAGTCGCTCCCAGCGCAACACACGTCAGCGCAGGTGTGTCTTGCTCGCCTCCCCCGCGCTCCCTAGCAGCCTAGCCTCTGGCCTTACTGCACTGGTGTCTAAAAAATGTTTTTGGATATTACTTATATTGATCAATGAAGCTGCCCGGTTCAGGAAAAAAAATGCTGACATTATACTATGTTCGTATGGTGTTTCCATACGAAGGTGTTATTATTGGCCTCATTTGCAACTCATTAGTTTATGGCAAAGTGGCTAACGTCACACTCAAATTCTCCCTTCTACTCCCTTCGTTCATAAATATAAGTTTTAAAAGATTTATTATGAActgcatacggatgtatatacacATATTTTAAAGTGCATATTCAttaattttgttttgtatgtagtctataatgaaatttctaaaatgtcttatatttaggaacggagagagtagatGTTTAGATATGAATGAATGGAAAAATAACTGTCATATTGTAGTGAGGTTTGATTGACaatattatcatgattataaggaAACCACACACTTCAATGTAATAAGAACTGTATCTTGATTAAACTCTGACCAATGATTCCATTAGCATATCAATGGAGTACAAATCACAACTATAACTAAATGCTTTGAAATGAGAAGCATCGATTTGAACAACACACTAGTAGGCAAAGATGGTCAAAACATCATTTTGAAGAAACAACATACTCCCATGTAGTATAACCGAAGTACTTCCATATATGAGTTAGTTAGTTATTTTGACAAATTATTAAGTTTACACTTCTATAAAGGTTAATCCATGAATCAGGAAGCTTAGTCCCATCATATGAAACTGTAGTGTACTAAAACTACCCCCCCCCACGCGTCCGCGTGGCACGAGGAGCGGCTCGGGAGAACCCTAGCCACCACATCCCTCGAACTCTTGAATCGGCGTCTGATGACACCGCCAGCAAAGCCCATGTGGGCGGACGACGTGGTGGGCGTTTTTCTCGTGTTCCATGCATGTCGAGGACGAAGGGAGGCTCGACCATCTCTATGTGGCGCCCCCCGGACGGTTAGGCCTCGATAACTCACAGTGGTGCCCTGACTTTGTTTCACCATCCCCGTCCAATGGATTTTTGGGGGATGGCGCCCTCCTGTTCAGGAGACACACCATGGCGTCGTTACTCCAGGCATTGACTCCTTTACATGCCATGTTTGCGATGGATGGGCGTCGACGTGGTTATGACGTGGTCGGAGTCTCTGACACCCTTATGGTGTCGCATGTGTGTTGGGTATGTGTGCGGATAGTAGCGGTGCTTGTTGGCATTGGCTGATGGTGTGGAATGGTGGTAATGATGCTTCGAGCCAAAGCCAACGGCAACGCCCATGGGAGTCATTATCCTCCTTGTGGGTGGCGAGCTCTTCGAGAGAAAACAAAGATTTTGCTGGAGGATCGAATAGTGACGTCGTTTTCTCTCTCTGGGGCATCGTCTTTAAGATCTCGACCTTTCTTGTGATTCCTTGGTGCTGGACATGCATGACATCGTGATCGCACGCGCTCGACCAATGGCGGGGTACTGATATTGCTACTTGTGTGGCGATGATGGTCGTAGAAAGATGGGTAGGGTGATAGCTTGCCTTCACCGCCTACAATCTGACTTATTCCTAAGTGTGAAATCAGAGTTGCAGCGATGTCGGGTGACACAGTGTCAACGATGTCGCGTGATGGGCGGCTAGGGCTGTAATGATGCTAGGTGTGCTCCTCATGTTGCGAAGTCCGATTTTCCTGGTCATTGACATGTTGTAGTTGTTTATTTGACATATGCGAGCAAGATTTTCGTGCTTCGTTTGGTCTCAGAGTTATTGGTTCGTCGTCCGCAATAAAGTCGGAGTCACTTTTTGGGGAGTTTTCTGTTAATTAATCGGACAACTCTGTTCTTTTAATGAGTGGAGATCCTAAGGATTAGAGAACACATTTGCCAAACATCAAGTACCTGAAAATTTCGACGCATTAGTGTGTTCTGCTTTCACGATAGGCCAAAGACGGGGACAACACGGGGAGCGACAATGAGGAGCCCTGACCCCGATGAGGTTGAACCGTTAACGGGCAAAAGCCAACAGGAGCGAGTCCGACACTTGACTACACAGATGCGAGGATGCGGTTGTCGTCACCAGAGTTGTTGGAGATCGAATGGACTAAAGGGATGGTCGATGGCGATAGACAACacggaaggggggggggggagtcgagCGAGGGGTGGTGCGGCAAGAACGTGCGTCACAACGCTTACTAGCTATGAAAGACACAGACAGTCGGTTAGAGCTAGGTCACACGGAGGAGGAGGAACCGTCAAGCacggggaaggaagaagaagaacacgtggCAAGCCCGATCGTTGCCGTTGGACCCGAAAAAACGGATTGACGCTGAAAATTGTTTCAGGTACCTGACCGTATAGACGGTCCAAAAAAATATTCTCCATGAACAGTACTGTCCATGAATCAGCCTTTGCTGGACGAAAAATGCTTAGCCACCAAGTTATGTGCTCGTCCAAGTCGTTGCCCAAGAAGCTTCTCCCGAGACGACAAGACCACCGTGGGCGCCGACGGATGTCGGCCTCGCACCACGTGTCACAGTTCCGCCCAACGCATCCTCGCGATCTCCACCGGCCcttctccctcgtgggtcccgcaACGACGTGCCTGCGATGACGACGCCTACCCGTCCGCGTCTTCAAACTTAACCCCCTCTCCCGTCCACCCGCACACGCACCCTTCGTCCCGCTGCCACCTGGGCCCCGGCCTTAACTCGCCATTAAGCCAGAGGGTAGAGCTGGACCCAAGTCGAGCGCTGGGGCGCGTCGCGTACGGCGTGGACGAATCCTACCAGTTTCAAACCAAACCGCCCCTGCCCGCATCCTGGCCGTCCGCGCGCCGCCCGGACGGACGGCCCCGATCGCGTCGCGCGCCGTATAAAGCGTCGCCGCCAGGCTACGCGCACCCGGAGGTCTTTGCGTGACCGCGCAGCAAAGGGGAAAaagaaaggaaaggaaaggagAGGAAAACTAACCGAGAAAAGCGTGGGAGGAGAAGAGAGGGGAGCATGGCGGAGCACAAGGAGGAGGAGCCGGTGGCGGAGTCCATGATGGACAAGATCTCCGACAAGTTCCACGGCGGCGggggctcctcgtcgtcgtcgtcgtcggactCGGACGACGACAAGAAGGGGTCGGCGGCGGGCGTCAAGGCCAAGATCTACCGCCTCTTCGGCCGCGAGCAGCCCGTCCACGCCGTCCTCGGCGGCGGCAAGCGTAAGCCCCCCCACGAGCTCCGTGTTCCAGATTCGGAAATTGATTATGGTTTGGTGCTTAGATCCGGTTCGATCTGATCGCGTTTCGTCTCGCTTGTCGAACTGTTGCTACTTCATTGCTTGGTACGGAGTCATAACTAGCTGTAGCTTTAGGATGGGAAGAAGCGATAGGACCCCCCCGGTTATGTGATTTCACAGCGCATCAGCCTGTTCTAAAGCTTGCTTGGAGGGTTTAGAGTTAGTTCTTACGCATTAAACTGAAGGTTTGCGTGCTTAATTCGAGTATGGCCATGGTTAAACGGCGGCGGCACAGTTTGTCGTCACTCTAAACCCCTAATATGCTGCTGACGATCTGGGGGCAGTGGAACAGATCTGGAATGCTTAATCGCCTAAATGTTTATTCGGGGTTTTTGGCCTGATGTGAATGCTTTATAAATTTATTCCATTCTGCTTGCAGCTGCTGATCTTGTTCTATGGAGGAACAAGAAGATCTCCGGAGGGGTGCTCGCTGGCGCTACGGCCATCTGGCTGCTGTTCGAGGTCATGGAGTACCATCTGCTCACCTTAGTGGGCCACTGCCTCATCCTCTCCCTGGCCACCCTGTTCCTCTGGTCCAATGTCTGCATTTTCATTCACAAGTGAGCTTCTCCTCACTTCTATCTAGATGGAAAAAATCGATTGAACTTATGCTAGTGCTAGACCAGCTGCTGTTGATTGTGATGCCTGCACACACCGTCCTTTACTAGCCATTTGAATTTGCTGATTGTTTAGCACTTCTCATATTCCTTTGTATTTATGATGATGTTTTAGGTCTCCCCCGAACATTCCTGAGGTGAAAATTCCGGAGGACTTGACTGTAAACATTGCCCTATCACTGCGGCATGAGATCAACCGGGGCCTGTTTACCTTGAGAGAGATTGGTCATGGTCGTGATCTGAAGAAATTCCTCATTGTATGTTGTTTACCTCTTCAATTTCGCAATGATTAATGGCTGGTGCTTTCTTGATCCTGCTCATGAACATGTGAATGTTCTTTGTATTCCCAGGTGATTGGAGGGCTCTGGGTTCTTTCTGTTCTTGGGAGCTGCTGCAACTTTTTGACATTGTCATATATAGGTAATGATCACTGGTGCTGGAAGCTTGTTTTCATCACTGTTCACTGAATACCAATGCAAGTTATTAATGGACATGTATCATTTTTGCGAGTGCAGTCTTTGTGGTGCTGTACACTGTCCCAGTTCTGTATGAGAAGTATGATGACAAGGTTGATGCTTTTGGTGAGAAGGCCATGATCGAGTTGAAGAAGTATTATGCCATCTTTGAAGAGAAGGTCCTGTCGAAGATCCCGAAGGGTGCTTTGAAAAACAAG
Coding sequences within:
- the LOC123444349 gene encoding reticulon-like protein B1 → MAEHKEEEPVAESMMDKISDKFHGGGGSSSSSSSDSDDDKKGSAAGVKAKIYRLFGREQPVHAVLGGGKPADLVLWRNKKISGGVLAGATAIWLLFEVMEYHLLTLVGHCLILSLATLFLWSNVCIFIHKSPPNIPEVKIPEDLTVNIALSLRHEINRGLFTLREIGHGRDLKKFLIVIGGLWVLSVLGSCCNFLTLSYIVFVVLYTVPVLYEKYDDKVDAFGEKAMIELKKYYAIFEEKVLSKIPKGALKNKKH